The stretch of DNA AACAATACATTAGAATTAGAGGGAAGTCTTTTTTCTTTTAAGAAACTTAACATTCCATAAAATGCTCTTCCTGTATATACTGGATCTAATAAAATACCTTCATTTTTTGCTAATTCATTAATTGCATCAACTTCATTATTGGTAACCACACCATAACCCGCCTGATCAAAATCTATATTCAAATTAATATCAGAAAGTTGAATTTCTTTGTTGATCTTCATTTTTTTAAATCCTTCTTTCACTATATTTAAAACAACTTCTTCAAGTGAAAGCCCATTCGTTTCATTTTTATCTACACTAATAGCAATTAATTCAGAACCTAATTGATACAATTCTTTTCCAAGGATTAATCCCGCCTGCATTCCTCCTGAACCTGTTGGGAAAAAAATATAATCTATTTTTAATTCTTGTTCTATCAATTGTTCTTTTAATTCTCTAACTGCATCTACATAACCTAAAGCTCCTATTAAATTTGAACCTCCATAAGGGATGACATAACATTTACTCCCTTTATCTTCTAGTTCTTTTCTCAATTTTTCTCTATCCTCTCCTTTTCTATTGGCACCTGTAAAATGGATCTCTGCTCCTAGAAGTGATGAAAGCAATAAATTACCATCATATTCTCCAGGTTCTTCTCCTCCTAAAAGTAAATGACATTTTAACCCTGCTATAGAACAAGCTGCTGCTGTTTGCCTACAGTGATTTGATTGTTGTGCACCTGCAGTAATAACGGTATCACAACCTTTATCAAGAGCTTGCTGAATTAGATATTCTAACTTTCTGGTTTTATTTCCTCCTGAAGCTAATCCTGTATTATCATCCCTTTTAATAAAAAGGGTATAATCGGGATGTT from Flavobacteriaceae bacterium UJ101 encodes:
- the dcyD gene encoding D-cysteine desulfhydrase (Belongs to the ACC deaminase/D-cysteine desulfhydrase family.; KEGG: pat:Patl_1784 D-cysteine desulfhydrase) yields the protein MIKNKFDLGFFPTPLQELKKLSKKHPDYTLFIKRDDNTGLASGGNKTRKLEYLIQQALDKGCDTVITAGAQQSNHCRQTAAACSIAGLKCHLLLGGEEPGEYDGNLLLSSLLGAEIHFTGANRKGEDREKLRKELEDKGSKCYVIPYGGSNLIGALGYVDAVRELKEQLIEQELKIDYIFFPTGSGGMQAGLILGKELYQLGSELIAISVDKNETNGLSLEEVVLNIVKEGFKKMKINKEIQLSDINLNIDFDQAGYGVVTNNEVDAINELAKNEGILLDPVYTGRAFYGMLSFLKEKRLPSNSNVLFWHTGGLPAIFKYADELK